Proteins found in one Oncorhynchus mykiss isolate Arlee chromosome 3, USDA_OmykA_1.1, whole genome shotgun sequence genomic segment:
- the LOC110520121 gene encoding acetylcholine receptor subunit alpha isoform X1 produces MNRLLFVSHLLIILTGSAWGSDDETRLVKTLFTGYNKVVRPVAHFKDPVVVTVGLQLIQLISVDEVNQIVNSNVRLKQQWKDVNLQWNPEDYGGIKKIRVPSTDIWRPDLVLYNNADGDFAIVHETKVLLEHTGMITWNPPAIFKSYCEIIVLHFPFDLQNCSMKLGTWTYDGNLVVVNPDSDRPDLSNFMESGEWVMKDYRSWKHWVYYACCPDTPYLDITYHFLMLRLPLYFIVNVIIPCMLFSFLTGLVFYLPTDSGEKMTLSISVLLSLTVFLLVIVELIPSTSSAVPLIGKYMLFTMVFVIASIIITVIVINTHHRSPSTHTMSPWVRKIFIDTIPNLMFFSTMKRPAKEKQDKNIYGADFDISDISGKPTPTAVTYQSPITKNPDVRSAIEGVKYIAETMKSDEESNSAAEEWKFVAMVLDHILLCVFMGVCIIGTLGVFAGRLIELSMTP; encoded by the exons ATGAATCGGCTGCTTTTTGTTTCTCATCTTCTTATCATTCTTACAG GTTCTGCCTGGGGCTCTGATGATGAGACCCGTCTGGTGAAAACCCTGTTCACTGGCTACAACAAGGTGGTGCGTCCTGTCGCTCACTTCAAGGACCCAGTGGTGGTTACAGTTGGCCTGCAGCTCATTCAACTCATCAGTGTG gatgAGGTCAACCAGATTGTTAACAGCAATGTTCGACTGAAACAG CAATGGAAGGACGTGAACTTGCAATGGAATCCTGAGGATTATGGTGGAATCAAAAAGATAAGAGTGCCCTCCACTGACATTTGGCGCCCTGACCTCGTTCTCTATAACAA TGCTGATGGTGACTTTGCCATCGTTCACGAGACCAAAGTGCTGCTGGAACACACTGGCATGATCACGTGGAACCCCCCTGCCATCTTCAAGAGCTACTGTGAGATCATCGTGCTGCACTTCCCCTTCGACCTGCAGAACTGCAGCATGAAGCTGGGTACCTGGACCTATGATGGCAACTTGGTTGTCGTCAATCCC GACAGCGATCGTCCTGACCTGAGTAACTtcatggagagtggagagtgggtgATGAAGGACTACCGCAGCTGGAAACACTGGGTGTACTATGCCTGCTGCCCAGACACGCCCTACTTGGACATCACCTACCACTTCCTGATGCTGCGGCTGCCCCTCTACTTCATCGTCAACGTCATCATCCCCTGCATGCTCTTCTCATTCCTCACTGGCCTCGTCTTCTATCTGCCCACTGACTCTG GTGAGAAGATGACTCTGAGTATCTCTGTCCTGCTGTCTCTGACTGTGTTCCTGCTGGTCATCGTTGAGCTCATCCCCTCCACATCCAGTGCTGTGCCGCTCATCGGGAAGTACATGCTCTTCACCATGGTTTTCGTCATTGCCTCCATCATCATCACTGTCATCGTCATCAACACCCACCACCGTTCCCCCAGCACTCACACCATGTCCCCCTGGGTTCGCAAG ATTTTCATTGACACCATTCCCAACCTCATGTTTTTCTCAACAATGAAACGTCCGGCAAAGGAGAAACAGGATAAAAACATCTATGGTGCTGACTTTGACATCTCAGACATCTCAGGCAAGCCCACCCCTACTGCAGTCACCTACCAGTCCCCCATCACCAAGAACCCCGACGTACGCAGTGCTATTGAGGGGGTGAAGTACATCGCTGAGACCATGAAATCTGATGAGGAGTCCAACAGT GCTGCTGAAGAGTGGAAGTTTGTGGCCATGGTGCTGGATCACattctgctgtgtgtgttcatggggGTGTGTATCATTGGCACACTGGGGGTGTTCGCAGGCCGTCTCATTGAGCTGAGCATGACGCCCTAG
- the LOC110520121 gene encoding acetylcholine receptor subunit alpha isoform X2, which yields MRAIHQAVSGFLGGSAWGSDDETRLVKTLFTGYNKVVRPVAHFKDPVVVTVGLQLIQLISVDEVNQIVNSNVRLKQQWKDVNLQWNPEDYGGIKKIRVPSTDIWRPDLVLYNNADGDFAIVHETKVLLEHTGMITWNPPAIFKSYCEIIVLHFPFDLQNCSMKLGTWTYDGNLVVVNPDSDRPDLSNFMESGEWVMKDYRSWKHWVYYACCPDTPYLDITYHFLMLRLPLYFIVNVIIPCMLFSFLTGLVFYLPTDSGEKMTLSISVLLSLTVFLLVIVELIPSTSSAVPLIGKYMLFTMVFVIASIIITVIVINTHHRSPSTHTMSPWVRKIFIDTIPNLMFFSTMKRPAKEKQDKNIYGADFDISDISGKPTPTAVTYQSPITKNPDVRSAIEGVKYIAETMKSDEESNSAAEEWKFVAMVLDHILLCVFMGVCIIGTLGVFAGRLIELSMTP from the exons ATGCGAGCCATACACCAAGCTGTCTCTGGTTTCCTTGGAGGTTCTGCCTGGGGCTCTGATGATGAGACCCGTCTGGTGAAAACCCTGTTCACTGGCTACAACAAGGTGGTGCGTCCTGTCGCTCACTTCAAGGACCCAGTGGTGGTTACAGTTGGCCTGCAGCTCATTCAACTCATCAGTGTG gatgAGGTCAACCAGATTGTTAACAGCAATGTTCGACTGAAACAG CAATGGAAGGACGTGAACTTGCAATGGAATCCTGAGGATTATGGTGGAATCAAAAAGATAAGAGTGCCCTCCACTGACATTTGGCGCCCTGACCTCGTTCTCTATAACAA TGCTGATGGTGACTTTGCCATCGTTCACGAGACCAAAGTGCTGCTGGAACACACTGGCATGATCACGTGGAACCCCCCTGCCATCTTCAAGAGCTACTGTGAGATCATCGTGCTGCACTTCCCCTTCGACCTGCAGAACTGCAGCATGAAGCTGGGTACCTGGACCTATGATGGCAACTTGGTTGTCGTCAATCCC GACAGCGATCGTCCTGACCTGAGTAACTtcatggagagtggagagtgggtgATGAAGGACTACCGCAGCTGGAAACACTGGGTGTACTATGCCTGCTGCCCAGACACGCCCTACTTGGACATCACCTACCACTTCCTGATGCTGCGGCTGCCCCTCTACTTCATCGTCAACGTCATCATCCCCTGCATGCTCTTCTCATTCCTCACTGGCCTCGTCTTCTATCTGCCCACTGACTCTG GTGAGAAGATGACTCTGAGTATCTCTGTCCTGCTGTCTCTGACTGTGTTCCTGCTGGTCATCGTTGAGCTCATCCCCTCCACATCCAGTGCTGTGCCGCTCATCGGGAAGTACATGCTCTTCACCATGGTTTTCGTCATTGCCTCCATCATCATCACTGTCATCGTCATCAACACCCACCACCGTTCCCCCAGCACTCACACCATGTCCCCCTGGGTTCGCAAG ATTTTCATTGACACCATTCCCAACCTCATGTTTTTCTCAACAATGAAACGTCCGGCAAAGGAGAAACAGGATAAAAACATCTATGGTGCTGACTTTGACATCTCAGACATCTCAGGCAAGCCCACCCCTACTGCAGTCACCTACCAGTCCCCCATCACCAAGAACCCCGACGTACGCAGTGCTATTGAGGGGGTGAAGTACATCGCTGAGACCATGAAATCTGATGAGGAGTCCAACAGT GCTGCTGAAGAGTGGAAGTTTGTGGCCATGGTGCTGGATCACattctgctgtgtgtgttcatggggGTGTGTATCATTGGCACACTGGGGGTGTTCGCAGGCCGTCTCATTGAGCTGAGCATGACGCCCTAG
- the LOC110520122 gene encoding N-chimaerin, whose amino-acid sequence MPSRESYEVQKGEKSLVQKAKQEANQQDILAAALGMRISGPQKPPATIWQPLKLFAYSQLTSLVRKATLKDSSLPHKYEKVHNFKVHTFRGPHWCEYCANFMWGLKAQGVKCADCGLNVHKQCSTMVPRNCVPDLKHVKKVYSCELTTLVKAHNTKRPMVVDMCIQEIESRGLKSEGLYRMSGFSDSVEDVKSAFDRDGEKTDISANAYEDINIITGALKLYLRDLPIPVISYDAYPRFIEVAKLEDPEKQQEAFREALELLPAAHSETLRYLMVHLKRVTLNEKDNLMNAENLGIVFGPTLLRAPNLDAMTALNDIRYQRQVVEFLIKNEDILF is encoded by the exons ATGCCATCCAGGGAGTCTTACGAGGTCCAGAAGGGAGAGAAGTCCCTGGTGCAGAAGGCCAAGCAGGAGGCCAACCAGCAGGACATACTGGCAGCTGCTCTGGGgatgaggatctcaggaccccaGAAACCTCCAGCCACAATCTGGCAGCCTCTCAAACTGTTTGCCTATTCACAGCTCACCTCGCTGGTCCGCAAAGCCACGCTGAAGGACAGCAGCCTGCCGCACAAGTACGAAAAAGTCCACAACTTCAAG GTCCACACGTTCCGGGGACCTCACTGGTGTGAATACTGTGCCAACTTCATGTGGGGGCTGAAGGCTCAGGGAGTCAAGTGTGCAG ATTGTGGTTTGAACGTCCACAAGCAGTGCTCCACTATGGTACCCCGCAACTGCGTGCCAGACCTGAAACACGTCAAGAAAGTGTACAGCTGTGAGCTAACAACTCTGGTGAAAGCTCACAACACCAAGCGACCCATGGTAGTGGACATGTGCATACAGGAAATTGAATCAAGAG GTCTGAAGTCTGAAGGGCTCTACAGAATGTCTGGATTCAGCGATTCAGTCGAAGATGTCAAGTCGGCATTTGACAGAG ATGGTGAGAAGACAGACATCTCTGCAAACGCTTATGAAGATATCAACATCATCACGGGAGCACTTAAACTGTACCTCAGGGATTTACCCATTCCTGTCATCTCATACGATGCCTACCCCAGGTTCATTGAGGTTGCAA AGCTGGAAGACCCAGAGAAGCAGCAAGAGGCCTTCCGTGAGGCTCTGGAACTTCTGCCTGCAGCACACAGTGAAACCCTGAGGTACCTCATGGTCCATTTAAAGAG GGTAACGTTGAATGAGAAGGACAACCTGATGAATGCCGAGAACCTGGGCATTGTTTTCGGGCCCACCCTCCTGCGTGCCCCAAACCTGGATGCCATGACAGCACTCAACGACATCCGTTACCAACGGCAGGTGGTGGAGTTCCTCATAAAAaatgaagacatcctcttctga